In a genomic window of Bordetella petrii:
- a CDS encoding LysR family transcriptional regulator, which yields MDIDLAKTFLAVADSGSFMAAAERLDITQTAVSARVRTLEDQLGRRLFVRNKAGARLTAAGERFARHASTLVQVWERACQQVALPPGREDGISIGAELSLWHPLLADWMVWMHAHCPQVALRADVDSPARLLQGVQDGSLDLAVLYSPAERPGLVAELLAEEKLILVTTDPGGALLPEQYVQVDWGQAFAANHNAAFPELSSPPVSISLGPLALGYLLSVGGSGYFRVGAARPFLDSGRLRRVAGAPEFSYSAYALYATQQRSGVMEQVRQGLHAVAAGLHRPQVPTQTPDSAGL from the coding sequence ATGGATATCGATTTAGCCAAGACCTTCCTAGCTGTGGCGGACAGCGGCAGTTTCATGGCGGCCGCCGAGCGGCTCGACATCACCCAGACCGCGGTGAGCGCGCGTGTGCGCACCCTGGAAGACCAGTTGGGGCGGCGCCTGTTCGTGCGCAACAAGGCCGGCGCGCGGCTGACCGCCGCGGGCGAACGCTTTGCGCGCCACGCCAGCACGTTGGTGCAGGTATGGGAAAGGGCCTGCCAACAGGTCGCGCTGCCGCCAGGACGTGAAGACGGCATCAGCATCGGCGCCGAGCTCAGCCTGTGGCATCCGCTGCTGGCCGATTGGATGGTATGGATGCACGCGCATTGCCCCCAGGTGGCGTTGCGCGCCGACGTGGACAGCCCGGCGCGGCTGCTGCAGGGGGTGCAGGACGGGTCGCTGGATCTGGCCGTGCTGTACAGCCCGGCCGAGCGGCCGGGGCTGGTGGCCGAATTGCTGGCCGAGGAAAAACTTATCCTGGTGACCACCGATCCCGGCGGGGCGCTGCTGCCAGAGCAGTATGTGCAGGTCGATTGGGGCCAGGCATTCGCCGCCAATCACAACGCGGCGTTCCCCGAGCTCAGCAGTCCGCCCGTGTCGATTTCGCTGGGGCCCCTGGCGCTTGGCTACCTGCTATCGGTAGGAGGGTCGGGTTATTTCCGGGTGGGCGCGGCGCGGCCGTTCCTGGACAGCGGCCGCCTGCGGCGCGTGGCCGGCGCGCCTGAATTCTCGTATTCGGCCTACGCGCTGTATGCCACGCAGCAGCGCAGCGGGGTCATGGAACAGGTGCGCCAGGGTTTGCACGCCGTGGCGGCCGGCCTGCATCGTCCGCAAGTGCCCACGCAGACGCCCGACAGCGCGGGCTTGTGA
- a CDS encoding assimilatory sulfite reductase (NADPH) flavoprotein subunit, whose protein sequence is MLISEFRGPGFTEVQWQYINSLATSLDARQLMWASGFLAGAELLRSNGAAAVAPSSPAPALAPATPAVQPAQRRLTVLYASETGNSAALAATLADQATAKGLQAAAHDLASYKTRNLASEQDVLIITSTYGEGDPPQPAAGFFEFIEGRKAPKLGGLRFAVLALGDSTYEHFCEAGKRLDRRFEELGATRLQPRIDCDVDYDQPAQAWADRLLAALEPASGQDAPPAAHATVAAATPVAARYDKRHPYAANVIDNLLLTGRGSSKETRHIELSLAGSGLSYEPGDALGIMPSNDPALVRDILAELGAAAEAPVSVLGDFLPLGRALQERLEITAITPRFLEHWGKLAQAPRLQALAQPDQAEARADFARHHHIVDVLRQFPAKGLDPQDVLAALRPLQPRLYSIASSPLAAPDEAHLTVSVVRYDLQGAARTGVASGHLAERALPDAALPVYIHSNPHFRLPADDVPIIMIGAGTGVAPYRAFLQEREARGAAGRSWLFFGDRNFRSDFLYQTEWQGLLKDGVLTRMDVAFSRDRQAAGGKTYVQHRLQEQAQDVYAWLEEGAHVYLCGDATRLAPDVHQALEGVIASQGRLAPEAAHDYLRRLQRDNRYQRDVY, encoded by the coding sequence ATGCTCATCTCTGAATTTCGCGGCCCCGGATTCACCGAGGTCCAATGGCAGTACATCAACTCGCTGGCCACTTCACTGGACGCGCGCCAGCTCATGTGGGCCAGCGGCTTCCTGGCGGGCGCCGAACTGCTGCGTTCCAACGGGGCCGCCGCCGTGGCGCCGAGCAGCCCCGCGCCGGCTCTAGCGCCGGCTACCCCAGCCGTCCAACCGGCGCAGCGCCGCCTGACCGTACTTTACGCCAGCGAAACTGGCAACAGTGCCGCGCTGGCCGCCACACTGGCCGACCAGGCCACGGCCAAAGGCCTGCAGGCGGCCGCGCACGACCTGGCCAGCTACAAGACCCGCAACCTGGCCAGCGAGCAAGATGTGCTCATCATCACCAGCACCTACGGCGAGGGCGACCCGCCCCAGCCCGCCGCCGGCTTCTTCGAATTCATCGAAGGGCGCAAGGCGCCCAAGCTGGGGGGGCTGCGTTTCGCTGTGCTGGCGCTGGGCGACTCGACCTACGAGCATTTCTGCGAGGCCGGCAAGCGCCTGGACCGGCGCTTCGAAGAACTGGGCGCGACCCGCCTGCAGCCGCGCATCGACTGCGACGTCGATTACGACCAACCCGCGCAGGCCTGGGCAGACCGCCTGCTGGCCGCCCTGGAACCAGCGAGCGGGCAAGACGCGCCGCCCGCGGCCCATGCTACCGTCGCCGCCGCCACACCCGTCGCGGCCCGCTACGACAAGCGCCATCCCTATGCGGCGAACGTGATCGACAACCTGCTGCTCACCGGGCGCGGCTCCTCGAAAGAAACCCGCCATATCGAGTTATCGCTGGCAGGCTCGGGCCTGAGCTACGAGCCGGGTGACGCGCTGGGCATCATGCCGTCCAACGATCCGGCGCTGGTGCGCGACATCCTGGCCGAACTCGGCGCGGCGGCCGAGGCGCCGGTCAGCGTGCTGGGCGACTTCCTGCCGCTGGGGCGCGCCCTGCAAGAGCGCCTGGAGATCACCGCCATTACGCCTCGCTTCCTGGAACACTGGGGCAAGCTGGCTCAGGCGCCGCGCCTGCAGGCGTTGGCGCAGCCCGACCAGGCCGAGGCCCGCGCCGATTTTGCGCGCCACCACCATATTGTTGACGTGCTGCGCCAGTTTCCAGCCAAGGGCCTGGATCCGCAGGACGTACTGGCCGCCTTGCGGCCCTTGCAGCCGCGCCTGTATTCCATCGCATCGAGCCCGCTGGCCGCGCCCGATGAGGCCCACCTGACGGTTTCCGTAGTGCGCTATGACTTGCAGGGCGCCGCGCGCACCGGGGTGGCGTCCGGTCACCTGGCCGAACGCGCCCTGCCGGATGCGGCGCTGCCCGTCTACATCCATTCCAACCCGCATTTCCGGCTGCCCGCAGACGATGTGCCCATCATCATGATAGGCGCGGGCACCGGCGTGGCGCCCTACCGCGCGTTCCTGCAGGAACGCGAGGCGCGCGGCGCCGCCGGGCGTTCCTGGTTGTTTTTCGGCGACCGTAATTTCCGCAGCGACTTCCTGTACCAGACCGAATGGCAGGGACTGCTGAAAGACGGCGTACTGACGCGCATGGACGTGGCGTTCTCGCGCGACCGCCAGGCCGCGGGCGGCAAGACCTACGTGCAGCACCGACTGCAGGAACAGGCCCAGGACGTCTACGCCTGGCTCGAAGAAGGCGCCCATGTATACCTGTGCGGCGACGCCACCCGCCTGGCTCCCGACGTGCACCAGGCGCTGGAGGGCGTGATCGCCTCGCAAGGCCGCCTGGCCCCGGAAGCGGCACACGACTATCTGCGCCGCCTGCAGCGCGACAACCGTTACCAGCGCGACGTTTACTGA
- a CDS encoding NADPH-dependent assimilatory sulfite reductase hemoprotein subunit has product MQSTDNDLSQSPPKLSADEQLKAASDQLRGTILRSLADPLTGAVSDSDAKLLKFHGIYQQDDREQRDERRRQKLEPAYQFMIRVRLPGGVCSAAQWLKLDELARAYGGDSLRLTTRQTFQFHWVLKHNLQATLQGLHEVLLDTIAACGDDARGVMCTADPRLSALHAAVYDIARQASDHAIPRMRAYHEIWWGEQRVASSDAGPEEPFYGQTYLPRKFKIGFVIPPVNDIDVYAQDLGFIAIAGDDGALQGFNVAIGGGMGRTDQAPATYPRLADVIGFVPPEAVIATCDAVMGVQRDYGNRKDRARARFKYTIDEHGLDAVKAEIERRLGFALQPARPFRFDSNGDALGWQTGEDGRHHVTLFIQNGRLVNLPGLPLLEGLREIARVHTGSFRITPNQNVVIADIGDAERPRIEALLRQYQLEAGPSTSALRLNSMACVALPTCGLAMAESERYLPELVGKIEALLRTHGLEREPITIRMSGCPNGCSRPYIAEIGLTGRAPGKYNLYLGGGFHGQRLNRMVLENAAEAAILALLDTTLAHYARDRHEGEHFGDFAVRAGYVEAVTAGRDFNQRRAPGAGATAPHA; this is encoded by the coding sequence ATGCAATCCACCGACAACGACCTTTCCCAATCGCCGCCGAAGCTCAGCGCCGACGAGCAACTGAAGGCCGCCAGCGACCAGCTGCGCGGCACCATCCTGCGCAGCCTGGCCGACCCGCTGACCGGCGCGGTATCGGACAGCGACGCCAAGCTGCTGAAGTTCCACGGCATCTACCAGCAAGACGACCGCGAACAGCGCGACGAACGCCGCCGCCAGAAACTCGAGCCGGCCTACCAGTTCATGATCCGCGTGCGCCTGCCGGGCGGCGTATGCAGCGCCGCGCAATGGCTCAAGCTCGACGAACTGGCCCGCGCGTATGGCGGCGATTCGCTGCGGCTTACCACGCGGCAGACGTTCCAGTTTCATTGGGTGCTCAAGCACAACCTGCAGGCCACGCTGCAGGGCCTGCATGAAGTGCTGCTGGACACCATCGCGGCCTGCGGCGACGACGCGCGCGGCGTAATGTGTACGGCCGACCCGCGGCTGTCGGCGCTGCACGCGGCCGTGTACGACATCGCGCGCCAGGCCAGCGACCACGCAATTCCGCGCATGCGCGCCTATCATGAGATCTGGTGGGGCGAGCAACGCGTCGCCTCGTCAGACGCCGGGCCCGAAGAGCCGTTCTACGGCCAGACGTATCTGCCGCGCAAATTCAAGATCGGCTTTGTCATCCCGCCGGTCAATGACATTGACGTTTACGCGCAGGATCTCGGCTTCATCGCGATCGCCGGCGACGATGGCGCGCTGCAGGGTTTCAATGTCGCCATCGGCGGCGGCATGGGCCGCACCGATCAGGCGCCCGCCACCTACCCTCGGCTGGCCGACGTGATAGGTTTCGTCCCGCCCGAAGCCGTCATTGCCACCTGCGACGCGGTAATGGGCGTGCAGCGCGACTACGGCAACCGCAAAGACCGCGCCCGCGCGCGCTTCAAGTACACCATCGACGAACACGGACTGGATGCCGTGAAAGCCGAGATCGAGCGCCGCCTGGGCTTCGCGCTGCAGCCGGCGCGTCCCTTCCGGTTCGATTCCAACGGCGACGCCCTGGGCTGGCAAACCGGTGAAGACGGCCGCCACCATGTGACCCTGTTCATCCAGAATGGCCGCCTGGTGAACCTGCCGGGCCTGCCGCTGCTCGAAGGCTTGCGCGAGATTGCCCGCGTGCACACGGGTTCATTTCGCATCACGCCAAACCAGAACGTGGTGATTGCCGACATCGGCGACGCCGAGCGGCCGCGCATCGAAGCCCTATTGCGCCAATACCAGCTGGAAGCCGGCCCGTCGACCAGCGCGTTGCGGTTGAACTCGATGGCTTGCGTGGCGCTGCCCACTTGCGGCCTGGCCATGGCGGAAAGCGAACGCTATTTGCCCGAGCTGGTCGGCAAGATCGAAGCGCTGCTGCGCACGCACGGCCTGGAACGCGAACCCATCACCATACGCATGAGCGGCTGTCCCAACGGTTGTTCGCGGCCCTACATCGCGGAAATCGGATTGACCGGCCGCGCGCCCGGCAAGTACAACTTGTATCTGGGCGGCGGCTTCCACGGGCAGCGCCTGAACCGCATGGTGCTGGAAAACGCCGCCGAGGCGGCGATTCTGGCACTGCTGGACACCACGCTGGCCCACTATGCCCGCGATCGCCACGAGGGCGAACACTTCGGCGATTTTGCCGTGCGCGCCGGCTACGTCGAAGCCGTAACCGCCGGACGCGACTTCAATCAGCGGCGCGCGCCCGGCGCGGGCGCCACCGCGCCACACGCCTGA
- a CDS encoding DUF6306 domain-containing protein: MTPDSALPVAQRNALLAELNTLLEAERAGARVALETGRALDEPRMAELVERIRLDEVRWCGMLLRAIRALDATPSDLTGAFHGKAMAIADVEQRLAFLNRGQAWVVRKLQSLLQGPLPDFLRADLADMLAAHESNIGLVEAALPPKAS; this comes from the coding sequence ATGACACCCGATTCCGCCTTGCCCGTGGCCCAGCGCAACGCGCTGCTCGCCGAACTGAACACCCTGCTGGAAGCCGAGCGCGCCGGCGCGCGCGTGGCGCTGGAAACCGGCCGCGCGCTCGACGAGCCGCGCATGGCGGAGCTGGTAGAGCGCATCCGCCTGGACGAAGTGCGTTGGTGCGGCATGCTGCTGCGCGCCATCCGCGCGCTGGACGCCACGCCGTCGGACCTGACCGGCGCGTTCCACGGCAAGGCCATGGCCATCGCGGACGTCGAACAGCGCCTGGCCTTCTTGAACCGCGGCCAGGCCTGGGTGGTGCGCAAGCTGCAAAGCCTGCTGCAAGGCCCCCTGCCCGATTTCCTGCGCGCCGACCTGGCCGACATGCTGGCGGCCCACGAGTCGAACATCGGCCTGGTCGAGGCCGCCCTGCCGCCCAAGGCTTCCTGA
- a CDS encoding peroxiredoxin, translating into MSKIHLGDTVPDFEQDSSIGTIRFHEWADDSWVVLFSHPADFTPVCTTELGLTGKLQGEFEKRNVKAIALSVDDADSHRAWTKDIEDTQNTVVKFPIIADRDKKVAGLYDMIHPNQSGTATVRSVFIIDPDKKLRLTLTYPLSIGRNFDEILRVIDALQVSDKYGVATPGNWKNGDDVIIPPALQDEAQIKAKFPQGYRAPRPYLRFTPQPGK; encoded by the coding sequence ATGAGCAAAATCCATCTGGGCGATACCGTGCCCGACTTCGAACAGGACAGCTCCATCGGCACGATCCGGTTCCATGAATGGGCCGACGATTCGTGGGTCGTGCTGTTTTCGCATCCGGCCGACTTCACGCCGGTCTGCACCACCGAACTGGGCCTGACCGGCAAGCTGCAAGGCGAGTTCGAAAAACGCAATGTGAAGGCGATTGCCCTGTCGGTCGACGACGCCGATTCGCACCGCGCCTGGACCAAGGACATCGAAGATACCCAGAACACCGTGGTCAAGTTTCCCATCATCGCCGACCGCGACAAGAAAGTGGCCGGCCTGTACGACATGATTCACCCGAATCAGTCGGGCACCGCCACGGTGCGCTCGGTGTTCATCATCGACCCGGACAAGAAGCTGCGCCTGACCCTTACCTATCCGCTGAGCATCGGCCGCAATTTCGACGAGATCCTGCGCGTCATCGACGCGCTGCAGGTCAGCGACAAATATGGCGTGGCCACGCCGGGCAACTGGAAGAACGGCGACGATGTGATCATTCCGCCCGCGCTGCAGGACGAAGCGCAGATCAAGGCGAAATTCCCGCAAGGCTACCGGGCGCCCCGCCCCTACCTGCGCTTCACGCCGCAACCAGGCAAGTGA
- a CDS encoding replicative DNA helicase, giving the protein MNNPADSQLDYLRVPPHSIEAEQSVLGGLLLDNSAWDRIADVLGEEDFYRHDHRLIWHHIARLVGLARPADVITVNESLVSAGKAEETGGLAYLNALAHNTPSAANIRRYAEIVRERAMLRKLVTIADEISSAALNPQGKEARQLLDEAESKVFKIAQEGEKGSVGFQEIQPLLTQVVERIDELYHREGDSDVTGVPTGFSDLDKMTSGLQPGDLVIVAGRPSMGKTSFSMNIGEHVAIEQGLPVAVFSMEMGAVQLAMRMLGSVGMLDQHRMRTGKLVADDWPRVTHAVQLMQDAQVYIDETPALSAMEVRARSRRLARQCGQLGLIIIDYLQLMAGNGGGENRATEISEISRSLKGLAKELNCPLIALSQLNRSLEQRPNKRPVMSDLRESGAIEQDADLILFIYRDEVYNPDSPDKGTAEIIVGKQRNGPIGTVRLTFQGSSTRFLNFTAAPQY; this is encoded by the coding sequence ATGAACAATCCCGCCGATTCCCAGCTAGATTACCTGCGCGTGCCGCCGCATTCCATCGAGGCCGAGCAGTCGGTGCTGGGAGGGCTGCTGCTGGACAACAGCGCCTGGGACCGCATTGCCGACGTGCTGGGCGAGGAAGACTTCTACCGCCATGACCACCGCCTGATCTGGCACCACATCGCCAGGCTGGTCGGGCTGGCGCGGCCAGCCGATGTCATTACGGTGAATGAATCGCTGGTCAGCGCCGGCAAAGCCGAAGAAACGGGAGGGCTGGCCTACCTGAACGCGCTGGCCCACAACACCCCCTCGGCCGCCAACATCCGCCGCTACGCCGAGATCGTGCGCGAACGCGCCATGCTGCGCAAGCTGGTGACGATTGCCGACGAGATATCTTCGGCCGCGCTGAATCCGCAGGGCAAAGAAGCCCGCCAGTTACTCGACGAGGCTGAATCCAAGGTATTCAAAATTGCCCAGGAGGGCGAGAAAGGCTCGGTGGGTTTCCAGGAAATCCAGCCCCTGCTGACGCAAGTGGTCGAGCGCATCGACGAGCTATACCATCGCGAAGGCGATTCCGACGTAACCGGCGTTCCCACCGGGTTTTCCGACCTCGACAAAATGACGTCGGGCCTGCAGCCGGGCGACCTGGTCATCGTGGCCGGCCGCCCCTCGATGGGCAAGACCTCGTTCTCGATGAACATAGGCGAACACGTGGCCATTGAACAGGGGTTGCCGGTAGCCGTGTTCTCGATGGAAATGGGTGCCGTGCAGCTGGCCATGCGTATGCTGGGTTCGGTGGGCATGCTCGACCAGCATCGCATGCGTACAGGCAAGCTGGTGGCCGACGACTGGCCGCGCGTGACGCACGCGGTACAGCTCATGCAGGACGCCCAGGTGTACATTGACGAAACGCCCGCGCTCAGCGCCATGGAAGTGCGGGCGCGCTCGCGCCGCCTGGCGCGCCAGTGCGGCCAGCTGGGCCTGATCATCATCGACTACCTGCAGCTGATGGCCGGCAATGGCGGGGGCGAGAACCGCGCGACTGAAATCTCGGAAATCAGCCGCTCGCTGAAAGGCCTGGCCAAAGAACTGAACTGTCCGCTGATCGCGCTGTCGCAGCTTAACCGCAGTCTGGAACAGCGCCCCAACAAGCGCCCCGTGATGAGCGACTTGCGCGAATCGGGCGCCATCGAACAGGACGCCGACTTGATCCTGTTCATTTACCGCGACGAAGTCTACAACCCCGATTCTCCCGACAAGGGCACCGCCGAGATCATCGTGGGCAAGCAGCGTAACGGCCCCATCGGCACCGTGCGCCTGACCTTCCAGGGTTCCAGCACGCGCTTCCTGAATTTCACGGCCGCGCCGCAGTACTAG
- a CDS encoding BUD32 family EKC/KEOPS complex subunit, translated as MNPPPQHHSAPAGLRAWLDGVDAAREPAVREVVIDGVACVVKRRRAGLLQGASYVLRYARALALAVGCRLFLGEFPRPGVLLRNGLAHEAERLRRLSQAGCRVPDVWWQAPGLLVLEHVGVDFAELVRHADAAQRRQWVCDLAADLAAFHAHGHWHGGAQLRNITLRDGELWRIDFEENIGGALSLPMAQAYDLFQLVSSLLGLRKLEDDNLPGLGKLMLDVYFDTHPAPAVRARLQRLARVVCGCAAALRPLLGRLPGRDVQGFFRVADTLRTLY; from the coding sequence TTGAATCCACCACCCCAGCACCACTCAGCTCCCGCCGGCCTGCGCGCCTGGCTCGACGGCGTCGACGCCGCGCGCGAGCCTGCCGTGCGGGAAGTCGTCATTGACGGCGTCGCCTGCGTAGTGAAGCGGCGCCGCGCGGGGTTGCTGCAGGGCGCCAGCTATGTGCTGCGCTACGCGCGAGCGTTGGCGCTGGCCGTCGGGTGCCGCTTGTTCCTGGGCGAATTCCCGCGTCCCGGCGTCTTGCTGCGCAATGGCCTGGCGCACGAGGCCGAGCGCTTGCGCCGGCTGTCTCAGGCCGGCTGCCGCGTGCCCGACGTATGGTGGCAGGCGCCCGGCCTGCTGGTGCTGGAGCACGTGGGCGTGGACTTCGCCGAGTTGGTCCGGCATGCCGATGCGGCGCAGCGCCGCCAATGGGTGTGCGACCTGGCTGCCGACCTGGCGGCGTTTCACGCCCACGGGCACTGGCACGGCGGAGCTCAGCTGCGCAACATCACCCTGCGCGACGGCGAGCTGTGGCGCATCGATTTCGAAGAAAATATTGGCGGCGCCTTGTCGCTGCCCATGGCCCAGGCCTACGATCTGTTCCAACTGGTATCGTCGCTGCTGGGGCTGCGCAAGCTCGAAGATGACAATCTGCCAGGGCTGGGTAAACTGATGCTGGATGTTTATTTCGACACCCATCCGGCCCCCGCCGTGCGCGCCCGGCTGCAGCGGCTGGCGCGCGTGGTGTGCGGTTGCGCCGCCGCGCTGCGTCCCTTGCTTGGCCGGCTGCCGGGCCGTGACGTCCAGGGTTTCTTCCGGGTGGCCGACACCCTGCGTACTCTTTACTAG
- the rplI gene encoding 50S ribosomal protein L9, whose translation MQVILLEKVVNLGNLGEIVRVRDGYARNFLIPQKKARRATDAALKEFEARRAELEKIQAEKLAAAEALGGRLAGYQLKIVQKAGVDGRLFGSVTNADVAEGLKKAGFEAVEKAQVRLPNGPLKAVGEYPIQVALHADVTVDVTVVVEGDIA comes from the coding sequence ATGCAAGTCATCCTGCTCGAAAAAGTCGTCAACCTCGGCAACCTGGGCGAAATCGTCCGCGTGCGCGATGGTTACGCCCGCAACTTCCTGATTCCCCAGAAAAAGGCTCGTCGCGCTACCGACGCCGCCCTGAAGGAATTCGAAGCCCGCCGCGCTGAACTGGAAAAAATCCAGGCTGAGAAACTGGCCGCCGCCGAAGCGCTGGGTGGCCGCCTGGCCGGGTACCAGCTCAAGATCGTGCAAAAGGCCGGTGTCGATGGCCGCCTGTTCGGCTCGGTTACCAACGCCGACGTGGCCGAAGGCCTGAAGAAGGCCGGCTTCGAAGCCGTGGAAAAGGCCCAGGTGCGCCTGCCCAATGGCCCGCTGAAGGCCGTGGGTGAATACCCCATCCAGGTCGCGCTGCACGCCGACGTGACCGTGGACGTGACCGTGGTGGTCGAAGGCGACATCGCCTAA
- the rpsR gene encoding 30S ribosomal protein S18 produces the protein MAFFGKRKEKRKFTQQNPLFKRRKFCRFTAAGVEEIDYKDLDTLRDFVQENGKIIPARLTGTKAHYQRQLDTAIKRARFLALLPYTDNHN, from the coding sequence ATGGCTTTCTTCGGAAAACGCAAAGAGAAACGCAAATTCACGCAGCAGAACCCGCTGTTCAAGCGCCGCAAGTTCTGCCGCTTCACCGCCGCCGGCGTCGAAGAGATCGATTACAAAGATCTCGATACCCTGCGCGATTTCGTGCAAGAAAACGGCAAGATCATCCCGGCCCGCCTGACCGGCACGAAGGCACACTACCAGCGCCAGCTGGACACCGCCATCAAGCGCGCGCGCTTCCTGGCCCTGTTGCCTTACACCGACAACCACAACTGA
- the priB gene encoding primosomal replication protein N: MNTLELSARVLECEPLRHTPAGVPALEMLLAHESEIVEAGHPRRVELTITAVALGDLAQLLAGTPLGTELQVQGFLAAARKDSVKVKLHMQLARRVGGSAGRDPLVG, encoded by the coding sequence ATGAACACCTTGGAACTCAGCGCCCGCGTTCTCGAATGCGAGCCTTTGCGCCACACTCCCGCCGGCGTGCCAGCGCTGGAAATGCTGCTGGCCCACGAATCGGAAATCGTCGAAGCAGGCCACCCGCGCCGCGTCGAACTCACGATTACCGCCGTGGCCCTCGGCGATCTGGCTCAACTGCTGGCCGGCACCCCTCTGGGGACCGAACTGCAGGTGCAAGGCTTCCTGGCCGCGGCCCGCAAAGATTCGGTGAAGGTCAAGCTGCACATGCAGCTGGCCCGCAGAGTCGGCGGCAGCGCAGGGCGCGATCCGCTGGTGGGATGA
- the rpsF gene encoding 30S ribosomal protein S6 — MRHYEVVFIVHPDQSEQVPAMVERYQTLVTGQGGAVHRLEDWGRRQLAYPIQKLVKAHYVCMNIECGQATLDELEHSFRYNDAVLRHLVIKTKKAQTSPSIMMKSVEREEARKASTEASAPAQAQ; from the coding sequence ATGCGTCACTACGAAGTAGTGTTCATTGTCCACCCGGACCAAAGCGAGCAGGTGCCCGCCATGGTCGAGCGTTACCAGACGCTCGTTACGGGTCAGGGCGGTGCCGTGCACCGCCTGGAAGACTGGGGTCGCCGCCAGCTGGCCTATCCCATCCAGAAGCTCGTCAAGGCGCATTACGTCTGCATGAACATCGAGTGCGGCCAGGCCACCCTCGACGAACTCGAGCATTCGTTCCGCTACAACGACGCCGTGCTGCGCCACCTGGTCATCAAGACCAAGAAGGCCCAGACCTCGCCCTCGATCATGATGAAGTCGGTCGAACGCGAAGAGGCCCGCAAGGCCAGCACGGAAGCTTCGGCGCCGGCCCAGGCCCAGTAA
- the folE2 gene encoding GTP cyclohydrolase FolE2 has product MNSPIDPALVMPDVQSSADTRHIPIQRVGIRGVRHPMLVAGADGAPQPTVANWTLTVALPAEEKGTHMSRFVALLEKYRSVPMTPALFAAMARDMLPLLHAERGDITAAFPYFINKSAPVSGVQSLLDYEVQWIARAAGDQVEFELVVQVPVTSLCPCSKAISEYGAHNQRSHVTVSVVLNGDLAMDRIIRLVEDEGSCELWGLLKRPDEKFVTERAYDNPKFVEDLVRDVAARLAAHPGVARYRVEAENFESIHNHSAYAVVEG; this is encoded by the coding sequence ATGAATTCTCCGATCGATCCCGCCCTGGTCATGCCCGATGTCCAAAGCTCGGCTGATACGCGGCACATCCCGATTCAGCGCGTAGGCATCCGTGGCGTGCGGCATCCCATGCTGGTGGCGGGCGCCGACGGCGCACCCCAGCCCACTGTGGCCAACTGGACCCTGACGGTGGCGCTGCCGGCTGAAGAAAAGGGCACGCACATGTCGCGTTTCGTGGCGTTGCTCGAAAAGTACCGTAGCGTGCCCATGACGCCGGCCTTGTTCGCCGCCATGGCGCGCGACATGCTGCCGCTGCTGCACGCCGAACGCGGCGACATCACCGCGGCGTTCCCGTATTTCATCAACAAGTCCGCGCCGGTGTCGGGCGTGCAGAGCCTGCTCGACTACGAAGTGCAGTGGATCGCCCGCGCTGCCGGCGACCAGGTCGAGTTCGAACTGGTGGTGCAGGTGCCGGTCACCAGCCTGTGCCCGTGTTCGAAGGCAATTTCCGAGTACGGCGCGCACAACCAGCGCTCGCACGTTACCGTGTCGGTCGTGCTCAATGGCGACCTCGCCATGGACCGCATCATTCGCCTGGTCGAAGACGAGGGTTCGTGCGAGCTGTGGGGCCTGCTCAAGCGCCCCGACGAGAAATTCGTCACTGAACGCGCCTACGACAACCCCAAGTTCGTCGAAGACCTGGTGCGCGACGTGGCCGCCCGCCTGGCGGCGCATCCCGGCGTGGCGCGCTACCGCGTCGAAGCCGAGAACTTCGAGTCCATCCACAACCATTCCGCCTACGCTGTCGTCGAGGGCTGA